A segment of the Sander lucioperca isolate FBNREF2018 chromosome 7, SLUC_FBN_1.2, whole genome shotgun sequence genome:
CCCTCATCCATTCCCCTGTCTCACCCAGAAgctcagtttatttatttatttattttttttgggggggggggggtttccaTCAGCATGTGGCCCTCTTAAGGAGTCATGGGGTGCGGCTCAATACTCTAATGTAGCTTCCTTCACTTATTCTTTGCTCAATGATCCAGAAATGAGTGAGAAATAAACTCACAATTGGCAGCGATTAGGCTCTCATGAACAATGTTAATAAAACAGATGTGGTATTGTAGCAATGCCTCATGAGACTATTGAAACACACCCATGGTTTAGCCTACAGTAAGTATGATGAAGGCTCAATCCCTTTTGAATTTAAAACCTTTGTCACCAGGGTTAAACACATCAGGCTCAGGGTCTTCTATTTAATTACTCTTTTACCAGCCAGCAAGATCACAGCCAAAACATACCTAACAGCTGGTGACCAGATCTCTCACCTGTGTCCTTACTGTTGTTGTGGCTGACTGAAAGGAGACATAAGGAAGAGAGACAATATGTTTTATATAATGTGCATTTAAGGAATGCCAgtgagaacacacacatacttaacCTAACCATTGACTTTGccttcatcatcatcctcaaACTCTCATTTCATCCTTCTAATTGTCTCTTTGTTTCACAAACTGATATTTGGTTTTGGCTTGCTTTGATACACCATTTAATTCATGTATCATCAGCAAATACAAAGTGTACTGTTtgatgtctgtctgttttctggtAAAACAAAGCAATCAGATTAGATACAAACTTGCCAGATGTCATGTTAGAGTGGTTGTACTTGtcagttgtctttttttttctttttaatctaACTACGTTGACAACAGTTTGTTAGGGTTAGCGTTAACTCATCATTAGCTAGACTTCAGTGTTCAGTGAgggttttgataaataattaagCCAATTAGAATTTTTTGTGAAAGCTGTCCGATTCAGAATTTTGTGTTTTCCAGATGAGCCAGAGACTCGCGACGCCTGGTGGGAGGAGATTCGCCAGGAGATCAAATCTCATGCCAAAGCTCTTGGTTGCCATGGTGTTGTGGGGTACAGCGAGAGCACTAGCATCTGGTATGTAGTAGGACATACACACATGGTAAAATATGAcccttttatctttttttgccTACCAACTGCCATAAATgccatgtttatgtttataaaCATAAGGTTTCATGTCCTGATCTCGTCCTCTCCCCTTCCTTTCGCTCTTGATCTGTCCATCTCCCCTCAACACAGTGAGGAGGTGTGTATCCTGTCAGCATCAGGCACAGCAGCCATCCTGAATCCTCGGTATATGCGTGAAGGCTGCCTAGACATCGGAATCACAGACCACAGGTTGTTATGATTCAGAGACTGAGCAAACTGATTGTAAATTCTTGTATGTGTACagtttatgtcagcacagattAGATTGAGCTATGGAGGCTGGTaccagatggtgtgtgttgTTCGCCAGGTTTGAGGAGCCATCTCCCCCGAGCTGTGGCTTCTGCCACATCCCGTATGATGAGCTCAACATGCCCTTTCCGGCCCAGCTCACCTACTGTTACCACTGCAGGCGACAAAAGGTCTCATATATATGTTCTTGTTTGCCTAAATCAAAGACTGCTACATGTTAAACATATCTTTGGTTGTCCAAAAGTATTAATGCAGTTTAGTATgaatttattataataattgttgtgttttttcaaGGTTCCTGATGTGCTGTTCACAACAATCAACCTGCCACAAGAAGCAGCTGTCACAGGGAAGGGCTGCCTTATCCAGGCCAGGTAAAACACCTCACAGTTAAATGGCTTCAAGCCCTTTTGAAATGATTGCCAACACTGAGAAGAAACCCAACAAATCAAGCAAAATCAGATCATAAAGAAATGTAGCTCTAAGTTCAATAGCAGCAGAGACATTTCAACAGTAACAggatttatataataatataggtAAGATTTAGGGCAGTGAAATGTATAGCAAAGGGGAGATTTAAGAAAAGCTGGAGTACTTCAAACGTAAAGTTAAATCCCTCTGATTCAGCAATCACACCCGTGTTATCTGAAAATATTTCCCCAGTGGCAGGATGTAGGCTAAACCAACACACGTACCAAAATGGAGCCTCACATCAAAGACATTGATCAAAGTGAGTTAATGCAAGTGTTTAATGTCCTCTAGGCTGTGTCGTCTAAAAAAGAAGGCCCAGGGTGAAGTGAATGCGACGGCCATCTCCAACCTGCTGCCTTTCATGGAGTACGAGCTGCACACTCAGCTGATGAACAAGCTGAAGCTGCGGAGCATGAACGCTCTGTTTGGCTTACACATACAGATCAGTGTCGGAGAGAACATGCTCCTGGGTCTGGCTGTAGGTTGACATTTTAGGTTAACCGCTTAATCACCGATACATGTGCTTGCTGCAACtccttaaaatgtgtgtgtgtgtgtgtgttcagtctgCTACAGGAGTGTACCTTACAGCCTTGCCGGCACCAGGGGGCATCCAGATTGCGGGGAAGACTCCTGGTGACCTGAGCAATGAGCACCACATCCTCACCATCCAGAAAAGGATTAATGACACCATAGCCAAGAACAAAGAGCTCTATCAAATAAACCCTCCGGTGAGATACACAACACATGCATGGACAGTAAATGAATCCATGGAAGACCAGCTTTGTGATTATGTCTGCAAATGATCCCCTAGTATGCCAGGTTTCCACTGCTAAGTAGGTTTCTGCAGTGTTTCATTTCAACCCTACAGTAGCCAGGGTGTCATGAGGGTGGTAGCCTGTGCCATGTGAAAACCTTTAGCACACAAGTAAATAGAAAGCTTTGGGAATGTGTTTcaaccaaaaacatttaaaatagtgTTCAGATGTGTTGGAAACTTAGCATTAATTTACCTGTATTTTAGGTcaattgtatgtgtttttaaggCTTTGATGTCAGATCTCAGAATAATATCTACAGTTTATGGTCATTAAATACTTAGGAATTGTGCCTGGCACATACAGTGTTATGTCAAGTTAATAAAGctttattttaaacaataagTGGAGTGATTGTTTTACACAAACAGATTGTTGCTATGATTATCTCTTTTCTAGTGTTAATATCATGTACGTAATCATACATTATATATAGTCTGTTCTTGTGAATCATGATAAACTTACccctcttgtctctctctggtCATAAAGAAATTATTTGCCCTGGACCCTGAGGTGTTCTGCGGCATAAACATGGTACTGAGCACGGCAACTTTTAGCTGTGAGACACAGCAAAGCATGACAAATATTTCACTATattaatcacaatattacaccaCCTTTACTATAACTGTATAACCGCTCTTAACTTGGGACGTTTGGGAGCAGGTGGATGTGTAACCCACTCCAGAGTCACCTCTCGAGGGCAACCCACTGTAGACTCATTGTATCTGTGTTAATGTACTCTTATTATGGCCATCTACCCTGTCCATTCACACTCACCTGTGTATGTttttatggtgtgtgtgttttcgccCACTCCTTACCCTTCCAGATCCACATTCAAATTAACATCagccaaatgtgtgtgtgatgctgcGACTCATTGGGTACTTGAGTGAGTGTGAGCATGTGATGTGTTATTAACATAGACTTTCTACTGGCTGTAGTCTGGGCACATGTGAGATGCAGATGTGGGCTGCTGTGGTGTTCTGGTGTGCACTTTGACATCCCGTCTGCTCAGGTCTTGTGTCCATTTGCTTGCAGGAGCTGACAGAGGAAGTGGTGGGTTCTCCGATTCCTGAGCCGAGGCAACGATCCAGACTTTTCCGCTCCCACTCAGAAAGCTCAGATGAGCTGTCAGAACTGGACCTCTCCCATGGCAAGAAGGATGCCTTTGTCCTGGAGGTGTGTATCTataaaaagaaacccatttaTATGCAATTATTTCCATGGACAAGTGTAACCATTTGCAGTCATTTCCATAGATTGATGATACTGATGCTGTGGAGGACATTCACTCCCTCCTCACTGATGCCCCTACCCCCACAGGTATACTCTATCTACTCACTCCGCAGCAATGATtatgcactgcacatgctcaagTCAGTTATCTTCTGATTGGGTCGAGGCTCTTACAAATGTCATTATGTCTCTGCTTCATCATCCGTGTTGCCATTTCCACTTTCATATCTTCAGGTTTCTACAGCTGCAACACTGAGATCATGCCTGGGATTTACAGCTGGACGTCAGGAGTTCAGGTTACTCTTCATAATAAAGTGTTACTTCCTTCACAGTTTACAGCAAACCTTCTGTTTTCTTCACCAAACACAATTTTGGGGTGTCTTTTTCATGCACGTACTTTGTGCCACTGTGCATACATGGTATTTTTTAACCAGTAGAGGCATCTGCATATCCAGCATAAGTACAATTTGAACATAAATATTGAAAAATCTGTCAGTAAGGCAGAGTACTGTACTTTAAGAAATGAAGcctcttttttgtttgtttatgctaTGTGTTTCTGTTACTGTCTTGCAGATGTTTACATCTGTGAGGGTCTTTAGGTTGAGTAATGCCAATCTTACTAACCAAGGCTTGAACAAGATCTTCACTGACCTATGTGAGAATCTGCTAAAGGTAAGAAGCCATTATAGAGTACATGCACTACAGTTGGTAATTACACCATATGTGTTACAATGCTTATCCTTTGTAATGGGAATGTAACACACTGTTTATAATGGTTCTTGCAGTGGTTGTGTTTTAAAGGAGTTATAAGTTAATtcattgtgtttgtttcagAGTTTCTACTTCAAGTTGCGCTCTATGATCCCCTGCTGTCTGTGTCAGCTCAACTTCGCTGTAGCAGTGCCAGAAGAAGAACTTATACAGGTGAGAGGTTTCGGGCCAGCTCTGATTTGTGACACTGCAAACAAAACAGAATTGATGAGTCAAATGAAAAAGTTTCTCATATCTACTACTGTacctctgcctgtctgcctcccAGGTTGCTGTGACAGCAGTTGCCATGACGTTTGACAAAGACCAGGCTCAGGAAAAGCCAGCAGACAAGTCCACCACCAAAGGTCTGTCTGGTTAAAGGAGATTATTTATGCTTTTGGGAAAATTTCTACTGACCCGAAGTCAGAAGCTCATTATTACATTCACCATAGCTTTGCTCAATTTCTGGATATGTGGCTTCAGTTGCAGCTCTGCTCAAATGTAGGGAATCACATATTTGATAGCACTGAGGTTTTATTATATTAAACTTAGTTAGTTAGTCTAATGTTAACAGCTTTTTAAGCAATGCGTTGTATTTGTTGCTAGTCAAATTTGAGTGATGTGTCATTTACAAAATATAGTTTAATTAGACAAGCCATCTACTGTCTATTTGGAcacatttaaaggtcccatgacatggtgttctttggatgctttttatatggaccttagtggtcccctaatactgtatctgaagtctcttttatatggaccttagtggtcccttaatactgtatctgaagtctctttcgcgaaattcagccttggtgcagaattacagccactagagccagtcccacaatgagctttacttagtatgtgccatttctgtgtctgtagctttaaatgctattgagcggagggggtggggggcaaggtggagagtgggggtgtggccttgaccaactgccactttgctcattttcaagccatgatgtctctctctcatgggtgggccaaattctctgggtgggcaaagcagagaaaggggaggtaaccttgctccttatgatgtcataaggaggagattccagattggcccatctgagctttcattttctcaaaggcagagcaggatacccagggctcggtttacacccatcgccatttctagccactgggggaccataggcaggctgggggaactcatattaatgttaaaaaaactcataaagtgaaattttcatgccatgggacctttaaagctgtATCTTTGAGCAGAGCTGCTACTTGATCCCTCAGTCATGTAGCTTCTGAGCTAAGATAGGCTAATGAGCTGCTTGCTAAATAATAAAAAGGATTTTAAGAGTTTGTCTCAGTAGTAGTGAAGTAGGAGAACAGAACTATTCCTTTTAAAGACCACAGTACTCTAAACAGTGTAACACATTTAAGAAATAACActtatgttgtgttttgtatttgagATCAGGCTGAAGTCCCTGAGTGATTCTATGTGCTTCTTTTCAGGAGGCAGTGAGACTGAAGAGCAACTGCAGTTTCCCATGGAGTTATGTGCAGATGCGTCATCCGCCAACACTCAGCCATCATCCAAAATCTCAGGTAgcttttaaccttttttttaattgctccCTTACCTCCTCCTGTTCCCTGCTTCACTAAAAGGCATTGCCCATCTCCTCCACTAACAACTTTAGGTACAGTCTCTTTACTCACACCAGCTGCAAAACTCTGCCAAAATCAGCTGGTTATGGTTCTTTCACCAGGTAAATAAACAGTGACGTGTCACAGTCCAGTGTTCTGTTTTGATGTGAACTTGAGACTAGATGACCGTGTGATGTCTAGATGAGATGTCAAGCTCCTAAAGTAGCGTGTCTTACTTTTCGTTCACATTAAATGAACACCATAACAAGAGCAAGCAGCTAGCTCCATCTGTAGCAAGTTCTGACTATAGATGGGTAGCATTTTGATGTACAAAACATTTAGATTGGGAGGTGAAACCTAAGTAACACATGCTGTGTAAGCCTTGTGGCAAGGGATTGATCATGAACCCTTTTCGTTCCCTGCCAAGTACAAAGGTAGacttgtgtctgtatgtgtgtgacagGTGTCCCAGAGAGTACCAACGTCTCATCCAGAGGTGAGCCCCCTTCCCCTCAACCATCTCTCCCTGCTCCCAAAACTACTACACTGCCCTGTTTTGACTTTCCATCCTTTTGTCGCGGACAGAGTTATCCTGCACCACTTCCAAACCTCACCCACTTTTGTTCTTTTCGTTTGTTCATTTTTtgtgtactgttttttttttctcttttttttttcctctctttttgttgttgttgcgttTGTGTATGTTCGGGTgtgggctctgtgtgtgtgtgtgtgtgtgtgtgtgtgtgtgtgtgtgtgtgtgtgtgtgttctctccagCTGCCTCCGTTGATTACGGTTCCTTTGCAGACAGATGCAGCACCTGGCTAGAGCTGCTTAGGCTGAAAGCTCACACCATAAGACGAGGATCAGTTAAGACAAGTAGGAGGACACAGTCTCTAGCACACTCTGGTGATCATACCCACAAATACAGAACACTGTTTCACAAGCGATcccacatatatacacacacacacacacacacatccgtgCTCGCATACGCTCACACACCCCTCCATGCATGCCGCTGGGGGGCGGAGCATCGTAAATCAAGCACCAGCTTTTTATCTAGAGTGTGAACGTTGAAGCCCCGCCCCTCAGAGGGATCCGCAATCAGCAGCTTGGCTTTGAAATGCCTGTAGCCGTGGCAACCATGATGACAAATTAATAGgatgtaaaaaattaaaaaaaattgcattgaGCGTGCTTGTACTTGTCTAGATATGAAAGGGTTAGATGAGTTGCAGTAATTTGATGACAATTACTGTAAGAATTCCTTTGATTTTTCTCTGTGTTTGCAATCGTGAATGTACTTAAGCTGAGAAGACATCCCATGATTTGAGGATGTACTGTACACATACAAATTTAAACATAACGTGGTAGAAATCAAggtggggtgggtggggggcAATGCTTTTCTGCTAGATCTGGTGTGATTTTCAGTCCTGTGCACAATAATAGTAAACTTTAATCTAATGTATGGCTCTGAAGGTTCCTGGTTTGATGGATGTAAGCCACATCAGGTAAATTTGCAGACGATAATGGAGCATCTTTCACACTCTGGCTCGTGTACATGTGCCCAGCTCAGCTCatagctgtctctgtccgtctccaTTTCTCAAGCCTCTTTCACAAATGCAAACAGATTCAATCGATCAATATTCTCTCATGTACTTCACTGTACTGCAAATAATGTATTCACACTTGTAAACATACACAGCTGTGcccaggtctgtctgtctgtctgcagacaCTGTTAAACTGTCTTGTCTGTTTGCTTCAACTGCATGATATGCATGGCAACGCACGCTTTCCAAGTGATTGTCTTGGCACAACACATCCACACCACAGCATGTCAAGTCACACGTgtttctaacacacacacacacacacagaaaactgaCATACTCGCAGATAAGAGCACACACGTGTTACTGCTGCTGTAAAAACACTATCAGGGTTGCATTTTTTGCACGTACATTTCACATTCACATTTCTTTCTGCTTTAAAGTTCAtatctgcttttatttttccaCTATTTTTGAGTGTTTTCTGGTATTTCCATTCCCTTTCGTCTTTTTTCCACCTCCCCTcctcttgttttcttttcatgtctCGCTCTTTTGGACCTCCACTTGCTCTCTCTGAACCTGCAGTCTCATCTTTGGAGCACTGCAGTCCGCTGCCTGAGGGACGTTCCCGCTCGCTGCGCTCCAACCGCTCATTCAGGGGCAGTCCAGTCACCGTGGTGAAGATGACGCcgctctccttcctccccgggACACGCATCATTAAATACCTTGGGATCATCAACATGTTTTTTATCAGAGAGACAACATCATTACGGGAGGTACAACAGCAAGAACACATGCACAGGCCCCAGGATCTTAGGCAAAGTGTAGACATACCTGTACACATGAAATGTGTTTGTCCTCTGTAGGAAGGTGGTGTCAGTGGCTTCCTCCATACATTCATAGCAGAGGTGTTTGCGATGGTTCGAGCCCATGTAGCAGCCCTGGGTGGCAATGCAGTGGTGTCCTACAGCATGAAAGAGTGTATGTTAATGGAAAATCCAAACAAGaaccaggtacacacacacacacacacacacacacacacacacacacacacacacacacacacacacacacacacacacacacacacacacaagtatttACCTGTTACAGTCCATTTTTACATGAAAGCACAATGAACTACCCTCTGCATCCTTAGACCTTTACAGTTATTAGTGTCCTTATGGTTTAATCTTCTTGTCTTTGTTcatcctcaaggctcagtgtcTCATTAATGTGAGTGGTGATGCCGTCATCTGTGTCAGGGAAACGGACCAGGAGCCCAATCCCTCAATGGCAAATATCGGACAGACCTGCGCTAGCGGAACAGATGGGGCTACATGACAGTGAAACACAGAGCTTCACTTTGTCTGCAGGACACACTATCTAAGTAAATATGCTCGCTAAGTCTAGCCGTCCAAATTTGAGTCATTTATGTCTGCCTTAAAACTCTATAAAAGATCCAAAGGTTTGGACAGAGGTAATAAAGAACAAGTACTCACACACTCAAAAGCACGCAGTCTGGATTAATATGGAAGTACAGGATGTGTCTCTGTTTTTCTATGTTTAAAGAGAGCATTTGTGCTGGAGATACTAATGTAGCTCAACGTCAAAGGACCCCTCTGCATCTAACTTTTGCCTATGTGTTACATCCATCCATATTTGGGGTCACCCAGAGCTACAGTATGTTGGCCATTCCTTTGTGTGGGCACAAGTGATGCTTGAGGCAGCTATGACTAATTTGTCCATCCATAGCTCACAGCTCAGCTCATTAAATGGCCATGTCAAAAGGGACACAGTTGTATACCATCAGATAATGTATAAACAGTCAGATTCTCATTCAGTGTTAGACTCTGTTTTGAGTAACTTGCAGATTAAAGGCCCACCTGCTCATTTCAGAGTGGCCACATAATGACTGCAAGTATTTAAATTTCAAAAGCTGGTGCTCTTCCTCAAAATAGAAAATTCTCACTAGAATGGAAATTTTGAAACTACAATCGAAACAATCCTGTGATGCCATTTTGTTAAAATGATCTGTTAGTTGGTGTCCAGTTTTATGtctaaattagattttttttaatttttttgttgatgGATAATCTTCCTAATTACTGTCACAGTATTGCTCACAATCCGTTTCCTACAGATAATCAAATTTCTTCATAAAGTGTCAAATAATGGTGTCatctataataataaaaaaaaaaaacaggccagGATTACTGGCTTACGCATGTATTTTTGTAGGGCAAGAATTTTCCTTTCAGGACAGTGATTACCCTCTATTCCAGTGACtattttataaattaaaacTAATTTATTAGAATTTGTATTGCTTCATCTTAAAATGGTcaaatcaaatatcaaaattatGTGTATGCCATTTTATTTACTGTGATTGGTATAATGTGGCCCTTTGGGGTCTAACACCAGGGATGTTTCATAGATCAGTTCCTCTTGTTGATGCTTCTTGCTGTCAGTGTCAGATTTCACATACCGTTGTCAAGCTTCATCACTGCTGCTTTGGCACTTGTATTCTGAATATTAATCTTGCTACTGATCTGTCCATCTTGACATTCATGTCCAATGCTGGAAAAAACACTGTataaattttctttaaaatcagATTTTAGTATTTTTGTAACATAAAATGTATGGAACCTGCTCATTTTGCCTGTGCAATGGATTCCTGATATTTTGACTCACTGTGTCTGAGAATTAATGGTACTCTAATCTGTTTGTGATTAGTTTAATATATTTGTGTCTAAAACTTGAATGTACATAGATGCTTTTGCTTTCTGACTAGCAGCATGCAGACCCCGTTTTTATTGCTATGAATCTGTACGCATGTCTGGTATGTCTTGCAAAATAAACTCAGTCAAACCAAGATGCATGTGTTTGATCATCATCTTTGATAAGTGAGCATACTCTTCTTTCGGGAATAAAGTAGAAATTGATATAATACTGTAGGCCACTGCTATTCCCAGAGCCCAGGGAATATACAATCGAAACGTACATCAATGCACTCTAAATTAACCCTATGTGTTACAGTAAGCGTACTTCAACAAGGCAACCAGCATTTAAATActgtacacatacatgtactgtacatgttttaTCCAATGCTACCTGAATGCAGCATAACGTTCAAACGAACTGCAGCGACATCTTGAGGCCGTTTGGGTTAACTTCTCATCAACCACTCATCGCTACGTGACGTGGCCCGACCCCAGGCTAAAGTTAAATCCATCCTGTCCCTGCTTCCTCGGCCCCGGCTGATACAGGAGCAGACAGCGGCAACTCGGCAGTGAAAGCACCGGCTGTCCCATCCAGCAGCTCGGCCCAGACATGAGGGAAATCATCCTGCCACGGCGCATGTTCCTCTGGAGCATGGCGGTCATCTATCTGGCTGCTTTTGTGTCCCTCTATATGCAGATACCAGGTGAGACCACAACTCTGCTAACTCTGTGGAAGCTAGCTAACTTATCTTACTACTAGCTGGGAACTTGGTGCTCTGTCTTTCTGCGGTGAAGAAGAAGTTTATGTGTGCTGCGATCAGAAAGGTTTACCTGCTCCTGTCTAACTTTACGAGCTAACAGCTGCTGAGAGAGACCCAACCTGTTGTAAAGATGCACAGCACACAGGACAGTTAACGTTAAGAACGCTTTATTTTAGTAGCCCAGCAGAAGTCTAAAAGACCTCGCCCACGCGACGTCACATTGGCAACAAAAATTTCGAGAAATTTCCAGTGCATAGTTTCCACAAtgtaatgtattaaaaaaaaaaacatgtttatagaCATTTTTAAACTTGGAATATGTATTTGCCAATGAATGGCATATTCAGAGTATATTCAATTaaatgcaaatacagaaactagATCACATCAAGCTATGAAGCGCAAACACACCTTTTAAAATATACGGTACATGTTGAAACACATTACATGTATGTCTGGTatttttctttctgtgaggCTGCTTTACTACATTCATACTCTATTAGCAGTGGTTCCAACCTTTTTCCTTCAGGGACCCTGGTTTTTCTATCATTGAGTAAACTGACAATCCCTGACTAATTCATGGATGTTTCATTATATTCAAtgcataacaataataatacagaACAACTGATAAAGTCTTTAATTAACCCACATAGTTAATAAAACGAGCGATATGGATACATTTTGAGCAGACTATCTTTCTGTAAATAATGCATCAGAGATTAACTTTTAATATAATTAtctgtattgtgttttttcAATATAGCCTTTTTTAATATGctttctttttgacaaattcAGTGTTTTCTTCTCTCTTAACGCTTGGCAATTGTTCATTGGCAATAGCTCTTTGGG
Coding sequences within it:
- the c2cd5 gene encoding C2 domain-containing protein 5 isoform X5, with the translated sequence MPGKLKVKIVAGRHLPVMDRASDLTDAFVEVKFGNTTFKTDVFPKSLNPQWNSEWFKFEVDDEDLQDEPLQVTVLDHDTYSANDAIGKVYIDIDPLLCSEAASVISGWFPIYDTIHGIRGEINVLVKVELFNDLNRFRQSSCGVKFFCTTSIPRCYRAAMVHGFVEELVVNEDPEYQWIDRIRSPRASNEARQRLISLMSGELQRKIGLKVLEMGGNAVVGYLQCFDLEGESGLVVRAIGTACTLDKLSSGSAPNTNTHMHPNTAPASNACNSPSKDGKEPVFGEDLTSSSGPPTPFRALPTTSSSPPPFSPSKPCSRQSSSSDTDLSLTPKTVETVRSRPGIFLCPSSPTLSTNTLSLAGSGSVGCGHGSAPRATTPPPPSSIPSYTVLLRKSLSFTDDLLLAASGMGSGGSVGKEAGPLKTLLRQQTQTALEQREFPFFTLTSFPPGFLLHVGGVVSARSVKLLDRIHNPALGNTRSYKLLDWNSVTADEPETRDAWWEEIRQEIKSHAKALGCHGVVGYSESTSICEEVCILSASGTAAILNPRYMREGCLDIGITDHRFEEPSPPSCGFCHIPYDELNMPFPAQLTYCYHCRRQKVPDVLFTTINLPQEAAVTGKGCLIQARLCRLKKKAQGEVNATAISNLLPFMEYELHTQLMNKLKLRSMNALFGLHIQISVGENMLLGLASATGVYLTALPAPGGIQIAGKTPGDLSNEHHILTIQKRINDTIAKNKELYQINPPKLFALDPEVFCGINMELTEEVVGSPIPEPRQRSRLFRSHSESSDELSELDLSHGKKDAFVLEIDDTDAVEDIHSLLTDAPTPTGFYSCNTEIMPGIYSWTSGVQMFTSVRVFRLSNANLTNQGLNKIFTDLCENLLKSFYFKLRSMIPCCLCQLNFAVAVPEEELIQVAVTAVAMTFDKDQAQEKPADKSTTKGGSETEEQLQFPMELCADASSANTQPSSKISGTVSLLTPAAKLCQNQLVMVLSPGVPESTNVSSRAASVDYGSFADRCSTWLELLRLKAHTIRRGSVKTSRRTQSLAHSVSSLEHCSPLPEGRSRSLRSNRSFRGSPVTVVKMTPLSFLPGTRIIKYLGIINMFFIRETTSLREEGGVSGFLHTFIAEVFAMVRAHVAALGGNAVVSYSMKECMLMENPNKNQAQCLINVSGDAVICVRETDQEPNPSMANIGQTCASGTDGAT
- the c2cd5 gene encoding C2 domain-containing protein 5 isoform X23, yielding MPGKLKVKIVAGRHLPVMDRASDLTDAFVEVKFGNTTFKTDVFPKSLNPQWNSEWFKFEVDDEDLQDEPLQVTVLDHDTYSANDAIGKVYIDIDPLLCSEAASVISGWFPIYDTIHGIRGEINVLVKVELFNDLNRFRQSSCGVKFFCTTSIPRCYRAAMVHGFVEELVVNEDPEYQWIDRIRSPRASNEARQRLISLMSGELQRKIGLKVLEMGGNAVVGYLQCFDLEGESGLVVRAIGTACTLDKLSSGSAPNTNTHMHPNTAPASNACNSPSKDGKEPVFGEDLTSSSGPPTPFRALPTTSSSPPPFSPSKPCSRQSSSSDTDLSLTPKTVETVRSRPGIFLCPSSPTLSTNTLSLAGSGSVGCGHGSAPRATTPPPPSSIPSYTVLLRKSLSFTDDLLLAASGMGSGGSVGKEAGPLKTLLRQQTQTALEQRGASSSGLLLNAREFPFFTLTSFPPGFLLHVGGVVSARSVKLLDRIHNPALGNTRSYKLLDWNSVTADEPETRDAWWEEIRQEIKSHAKALGCHGVVGYSESTSICEEVCILSASGTAAILNPRYMREGCLDIGITDHRFEEPSPPSCGFCHIPYDELNMPFPAQLTYCYHCRRQKVPDVLFTTINLPQEAAVTGKGCLIQARLCRLKKKAQGEVNATAISNLLPFMEYELHTQLMNKLKLRSMNALFGLHIQISVGENMLLGLASATGVYLTALPAPGGIQIAGKTPGDLSNEHHILTIQKRINDTIAKNKELYQINPPKLFALDPEVFCGINMELTEEVVGSPIPEPRQRSRLFRSHSESSDELSELDLSHGKKDAFVLEIDDTDAVEDIHSLLTDAPTPTGFYSCNTEIMPGIYSWTSGVQMFTSVRVFRLSNANLTNQGLNKIFTDLCENLLKSFYFKLRSMIPCCLCQLNFAVAVPEEELIQVAVTAVAMTFDKDQAQEKPADKSTTKGGSETEEQLQFPMELCADASSANTQPSSKISGVPESTNVSSRVSSLEHCSPLPEGRSRSLRSNRSFRGSPVTVVKMTPLSFLPGTRIIKYLGIINMFFIRETTSLREEGGVSGFLHTFIAEVFAMVRAHVAALGGNAVVSYSMKECMLMENPNKNQAQCLINVSGDAVICVRETDQEPNPSMANIGQTCASGTDGAT
- the c2cd5 gene encoding C2 domain-containing protein 5 isoform X38, which encodes MPGKLKVKIVAGRHLPVMDRASDLTDAFVEVKFGNTTFKTDVFPKSLNPQWNSEWFKFEVDDEDLQDEPLQVTVLDHDTYSANDAIGKVYIDIDPLLCSEAASVISGWFPIYDTIHGIRGEINVLVKVELFNDLNRFRQSSCGVKFFCTTSIPRCYRAAMVHGFVEELVVNEDPEYQWIDRIRSPRASNEARQRLISLMSGELQRKIGLKVLEMGGNAVVGYLQCFDLEGESGLVVRAIGTACTLDKLSSGSAPNTNTHMHPNTAPASNACNSPSKDGKESPLTHGCRSTHNSPVHLACSSQRLSQNFSVSVPTLIFTGMGSGGSVGKEAGPLKTLLRQQTQTALEQREFPFFTLTSFPPGFLLHVGGVVSARSVKLLDRIHNPDEPETRDAWWEEIRQEIKSHAKALGCHGVVGYSESTSICEEVCILSASGTAAILNPRYMREGCLDIGITDHRFEEPSPPSCGFCHIPYDELNMPFPAQLTYCYHCRRQKVPDVLFTTINLPQEAAVTGKGCLIQARLCRLKKKAQGEVNATAISNLLPFMEYELHTQLMNKLKLRSMNALFGLHIQISVGENMLLGLASATGVYLTALPAPGGIQIAGKTPGDLSNEHHILTIQKRINDTIAKNKELYQINPPELTEEVVGSPIPEPRQRSRLFRSHSESSDELSELDLSHGKKDAFVLEIDDTDAVEDIHSLLTDAPTPTGFYSCNTEIMPGIYSWTSGVQMFTSVRVFRLSNANLTNQGLNKIFTDLCENLLKSFYFKLRSMIPCCLCQLNFAVAVPEEELIQVAVTAVAMTFDKDQAQEKPADKSTTKGGSETEEQLQFPMELCADASSANTQPSSKISAASVDYGSFADRCSTWLELLRLKAHTIRRGSVKTISSLEHCSPLPEGRSRSLRSNRSFRGSPVTVVKMTPLSFLPGTRIIKYLGIINMFFIRETTSLREEGGVSGFLHTFIAEVFAMVRAHVAALGGNAVVSYSMKECMLMENPNKNQAQCLINVSGDAVICVRETDQEPNPSMANIGQTCASGTDGAT